atgtgttgtccctatctggacacagagatgtgttaaaaaaaacaacgccagttgtgttgttttcaacacattcgttttaagagtgtaggtgACACTCAGCTGCTAGAGAAGCGACAGCACAGAACAGCTCCACAGTTAAGTCCACACAATAATGTGCTGTTGTAACACAGCCCATTACGTGACTACTGCTCCCTTGCAGTGTGTAACTGTAAGCTGTAACTGGATGCAGCATGGTCATTGTACAgattgaaaaagaaaacaatcacAATCATTAGACTGTTCCTTTTTTCGGGGACATATAAAGGCATGACTTCAAGAAGACAAGGAGATGGTAAGTGGGCTAGGAGGGTTGCACATCTTaccactctcttacacacacacacacggcacttAGTCAGGTTAGGTAACATATGTAAAATACATGTGCATATGCACACTTATgtatattgacacacacacgcacacacacacataggtgcgcgagcgcgtgcacacacgtgcacacacacacacacacacacacacacacaatccttgtGTCCTCTGGGTAAGTTATCCAGTTATTTTCCTCTCAGTCAGTCTGATCGCTGGATCTTGGGCAGATTGGCGTATCTGCTGCTTAGTTAGTCTGCTGTGTGTGACTGGCGCTTTGCGCCCGCAAGCTTCTCTGGTGGAGTCATACTATGAGAGAGTCTCTGCTTAGATGAGTGTTCTGTTAAAAAACACCAAATGCCAGACATTAGGGACCCTGTTATCGTGATGGTCAAGCTCGATTAGTCAGGTATGTCAGTGAGTTGTGAGGATCCACGGCAAACATGCAGCTCATGCTCGGTTAGTAAGGTCTGTTAGGTCATGTGTTATGTACATTTAGACAATTATAAAACAATAACacgaacaaaataaaatacaaataaaaatgcTAACCAATTATGACCgtgctaaaaacacagaaaaatcaAATCAACTTGTATATTCACAATATAATCTTAATAGATAATCTTTTATATTCAATAGATAATTTCTGTTCATACAGTAAATGACTACAgtggtaaaaaaaacttttcaataAGACACATAGAGTttggcaacacacacagatcaaattTACAGCATAACTGGTGCAAAAAGTTATGTCCACTTCCTATTTTGGCTTAGAGGCCTCTTATAACCTGACTAATGTTAAGATGCTGGTTATGCGACTCTGAGGTAAGAGCATCAGATATTTCCTATTTCGTCAAACTCTAGCCCAGGGCTGCTTGGAGTTGGTCCTGTTTATTACACAGAGTAACCTGCTATTCCTGAGCACTAAGGACTGACCTCCTGCTTCCTCCTGCTCGCAAATGTGAGGTACTGTAGGCTTACTTTCTGATAAGGCTGCTGAACTGATGCTGAAGATTGAACATCTTGGATGTGTAGCTTTAATACAGAAGGCATTCCTGCATATCTGAAGCTCTGAGTTTTTGCTGGTGTCTTCAGCTCCATAGCAAGGCATCTTTAAAGCTTAGCTTTTACAGTAACTCGAGGCCGCCAATTCGGATGGCCACCTTTTCCTACAGATAACTCACCACTTTCCTGGACTTGTCACGGTCATCACGCCGCTCCTGCAAGGTGTGGGCCATGCTCTGCCCGTTAGCGGGCCGCGTGTACGAGAAAGGCTGCGTACTGGGGTCCACAGTCCGGTAGCGATCAGGCGGTTTGGGTGGACTGAGGGCCCGGTTCCGCTCAAGCACCAGCTCCGTGTACGGAGGCAACGGGTCATCCTCCTCAGGCCTGTTGCTGGGCGAGCGGCTGTAGTAGCAGTCGCTGCTCTTCTTGGAGCTGCCCTTGGAGGGCGTGTCACTGTCGTCCCCCTCCCCCCGCGCCCCCCTCCCGCCCCGGGCCTTGCGCTCCAGCAGCGCGTTCAGGAACGTGTCGTCGTAGGAGTTGCTGCGGGGCCCGCGCCGCTCGCTGTCGGCCGTGTCCCGCCGCTTCCGCGGCGACGGCGGTGGGCTATGACGGCTGTGCCAGCCACCGCTGCCACCGCCGTCATCATCCCGGTAGCGCCTCGGCGAGCCGGCCCGATAGGTCGGATAGTTGTCCCGTGGCCTCAGCTCCAGGTCGTAGTCGCGCTCAAGGTCTCTGGCCTCGCCCCGGCGGCCATGATCCCCGTAGGACCTGGCAAACTCTTCTAGCTCGTCCAGAGAGCCAGTGCGTCCCCTGGTGCCGAAGGCCTTCCTCTGCAAGTGCTCCGAGCGAGGGTTCCACCTGCAGTTGAGGATACAGTTAACGTAGAAACCCAGATAGTGTATAgtgtaataacaacaacaacatacacacacaactacatgcatgcacacaaaaacgcacacccaaacacacctgCCATCATGGTGCTCCTCTGAGTGGTTGCTGGGGTAGCGTGTGGACCGGTGTCCATGGGAGGTGGAACCCGTCCGGACACGCGGCTCATCATCAAAGTCACTGATTGGTGGAAGAGCTTTCCTCTGCACCTGCCGATAGGTCTGCCGGAAATCTGTATCGCCCTCGTGCAGAGAGCTTAATTCTGATACACTTCCAGCAGCTGAAATGTAATGTGCAATTTAGGACCGTGAATTCCACAGTTATGATGACACTGTTCTCTCTTTATATTCCAGTGACTCAAAATGACTCAACACGCTATGTTACTCTTGAGTGATGCAACAgtcaaaccaaagatccttgattactagctttaaccctctctggtcaaACTGCCTGACTCTACAAGACTTAGGAAGTAAACATTCCGTCCTAAAAGTCACTGTAGTGGACTACTGATATCAAGGTCATGAACACTTGAAAATGTTCAGTACTTGTCTGTGGACGGGTACAGTGACATTCACTTGACAGACATGACACACGTAACAAAATGCATGCAAATCTATAGACAAAGGCTAGAGAGTATGAGAGTGGAGAAAGTGATAGTGAAAGGGTGGCATGGGCCATAAATGCAAACGTTTCACCTGACCTTTGATCTacaaacaaccccccccacacacacacacacagctactgcTACCACTCACACAGACTCGTGCACAAGCAAATccactctctttatctctctctctctctctctctctctcacacacacacaaggtcacaTGATTGCAAAGAATTAGGCTAACTCCACACAGGCTTACATTTATGGTTTGTCATCGGGGTGGGCTGGAACTGTGCAAGCTCCTTCTCTATGTAGTACACAACCTTCATAGAGTCCTGACCCTGACTTGACTGGAGTCGATAACCACTGCgcactgtggacacacacagagactagaTGGACTATAAGTaaattctctttctttctctcttctcgcccccctctctctctctcacacacacacacacacacacacacacacacacacacacacacacacacacacacacacacacacacacacacacacacacacacctctgtgttcGTCATCCACAACCTACTCACTTCACACGGTGGGCTTTTTAGACATTCACACAGTCAGCCACTCCAGATCAAACATCACTTTTATGAGGTCAACTGATTTTCCCTGGCTTTCAGCCCTCTTACAGAAACCACACTAACCAATTGTCACCAGTCTTTTttcttaaaataaaaaacactgaaatataAAAGATACTACATCATGTGATTTAAGAAAGAGACTTGAAAAGAGACACATAGTTAGAGGATTAAGATGAACTTGAATGACAATCTACAATGATGTTAGTGAAAATTAGTATTGgactgaatttttggagtaaaGGACTGACCAAATGGACTAACCTACAAAGCCTCACTATAGAAGCTTAGCTTGATAAGCAGACTGACTGGGGTAGGAGCCTGATCAGGACCCCACACCACAGGA
The sequence above is a segment of the Alosa sapidissima isolate fAloSap1 chromosome 2, fAloSap1.pri, whole genome shotgun sequence genome. Coding sequences within it:
- the ildr2 gene encoding immunoglobulin-like domain-containing receptor 2 isoform X2; protein product: MALTLSWILLMFFFALSCNGVDVLVRENKKFATLFQSVVLPCQYSTPSTQKAVVQWWYKSYCTDRTRDSFSFPESLGVRASELGSKSHLECADSTRTVHIVASGQGASQTLSPQYKGRDISIINQADLRIGELQWGDSGVYYCKVVIADDVVGQNEAYVELLVMEWLFVGAVVLGSILFLLLVGICWCQCCPHSCCCYVRCCCCPETCCCPRHLYEAGKMIKSTQPTPIPMYAPYYLPGVPTIVPQPSLSVIEPKMASVPPSVDHSGPGVRSGYRLQSSQGQDSMKVVYYIEKELAQFQPTPMTNHKSAGSVSELSSLHEGDTDFRQTYRQVQRKALPPISDFDDEPRVRTGSTSHGHRSTRYPSNHSEEHHDGRWNPRSEHLQRKAFGTRGRTGSLDELEEFARSYGDHGRRGEARDLERDYDLELRPRDNYPTYRAGSPRRYRDDDGGGSGGWHSRHSPPPSPRKRRDTADSERRGPRSNSYDDTFLNALLERKARGGRGARGEGDDSDTPSKGSSKKSSDCYYSRSPSNRPEEDDPLPPYTELVLERNRALSPPKPPDRYRTVDPSTQPFSYTRPANGQSMAHTLQERRDDRDKSRKVNTHLSRDSLIV
- the ildr2 gene encoding immunoglobulin-like domain-containing receptor 2 isoform X1, yielding MALTLSWILLMFFFALSCNGVDVLVRENKKFATLFQSVVLPCQYSTPSTQKAVVQWWYKSYCTDRTRDSFSFPESLGVRASELGSKSHLECADSTRTVHIVASGQGASQTLSPQYKGRDISIINQADLRIGELQWGDSGVYYCKVVIADDVVGQNEAYVELLVMGRTGELDDILPEFDMEIMPEWLFVGAVVLGSILFLLLVGICWCQCCPHSCCCYVRCCCCPETCCCPRHLYEAGKMIKSTQPTPIPMYAPYYLPGVPTIVPQPSLSVIEPKMASVPPSVDHSGPGVRSGYRLQSSQGQDSMKVVYYIEKELAQFQPTPMTNHKSAGSVSELSSLHEGDTDFRQTYRQVQRKALPPISDFDDEPRVRTGSTSHGHRSTRYPSNHSEEHHDGRWNPRSEHLQRKAFGTRGRTGSLDELEEFARSYGDHGRRGEARDLERDYDLELRPRDNYPTYRAGSPRRYRDDDGGGSGGWHSRHSPPPSPRKRRDTADSERRGPRSNSYDDTFLNALLERKARGGRGARGEGDDSDTPSKGSSKKSSDCYYSRSPSNRPEEDDPLPPYTELVLERNRALSPPKPPDRYRTVDPSTQPFSYTRPANGQSMAHTLQERRDDRDKSRKVNTHLSRDSLIV
- the ildr2 gene encoding immunoglobulin-like domain-containing receptor 2 isoform X3, with product MALTLSWILLMFFFALSCNGVDVLVRENKKFATLFQSVVLPCQYSTPSTQKAVVQWWYKSYCTDRTRDSFSFPESLGVRASELGSKSHLECADSTRTVHIVASGQGASQTLSPQYKGRDISIINQADLRIGELQWGDSGVYYCKVVIADDVVGQNEAYVELLVMGRTGELDDILPEFDMEIMPEWLFVGAVVLGSILFLLLVGICWCQCCPHSCCCYVRCCCCPETCCCPRHLYEAGKMIKSTQPTPIPMYAPYYLPGVPTIVPQPSLSVIEPKMASVPPSVDHSGPGAAGSVSELSSLHEGDTDFRQTYRQVQRKALPPISDFDDEPRVRTGSTSHGHRSTRYPSNHSEEHHDGRWNPRSEHLQRKAFGTRGRTGSLDELEEFARSYGDHGRRGEARDLERDYDLELRPRDNYPTYRAGSPRRYRDDDGGGSGGWHSRHSPPPSPRKRRDTADSERRGPRSNSYDDTFLNALLERKARGGRGARGEGDDSDTPSKGSSKKSSDCYYSRSPSNRPEEDDPLPPYTELVLERNRALSPPKPPDRYRTVDPSTQPFSYTRPANGQSMAHTLQERRDDRDKSRKVNTHLSRDSLIV